From a region of the Lactuca sativa cultivar Salinas chromosome 4, Lsat_Salinas_v11, whole genome shotgun sequence genome:
- the LOC111906785 gene encoding transcription factor PRE5 has translation MVMSSRRSRQSSTGASKITDDEIMQLLSKLQQLLPEITNRRSNKASASKVLQETCSYVRSLHREVDDLSDRLSQLLSTIDAGSPEASIIESLMI, from the exons ATGGTAATGTCGAGCAGAAGGTCAAGGCAATCGTCAACCGGAGcttccaagatcaccgatgatgAGATCATGCAACTTCTCTCAAAGTTGCAGCAACTTCTTCCCGAGATAACAAATCGGCGTTCCAACAAG GCGTCGGCTTCGAAGGTGCTACAAGAGACTTGCAGCTATGTGAGAAGCTTGCATAGGGAAGTTGACGATCTTAGCGACCGATTGTCGCAGCTATTGTCCACCATTGACGCCGGCAGCCCCGAAGCTTCAATTATCGAAAGTTTAATGATTTGA